The following proteins are co-located in the Pseudomonas cavernae genome:
- the mnmE gene encoding tRNA uridine-5-carboxymethylaminomethyl(34) synthesis GTPase MnmE — MNTVRDTIAAVATAQGRAGVGIVRVSGPLAAAIGRTLSGRELKPRYAHYGAFMAEDRQVLDEGLALYFPGPHSFTGEDVLELQGHGGPVVLDLLLRRCLQLGARLARPGEFSERAFLNDKLDLAQAEAIADLIEASSEQAARNALRSLQGEFSRRVHGLTEQLIALRIYVEAAIDFPEEEIDFLADGHVLQQLDGVRAELAKVQREAGQGALLRDGMTVVIAGRPNAGKSSLLNALAGREAAIVTAIAGTTRDVLREHIHLDGMPLHVVDTAGLRSTDDQVEKIGVERALQAIHEADRVLLVVDATAAEAADPFALWPEFLDQRPDPAKVTLIRNKADLSGEPIAVQLCPDGHATLNLSAKSGQGLDLLRDHLKACMGYEQTAESSFSARRRHLEALRQAGAHLEHGHAQLTLAGAGELLAEDLRQAQQALGEITGAFSSDDLLGRIFSSFCIGK, encoded by the coding sequence ATGAATACAGTCCGCGACACCATCGCCGCCGTTGCCACCGCTCAGGGGCGTGCCGGAGTGGGCATCGTGCGGGTCTCCGGGCCGCTGGCCGCTGCTATCGGCCGGACCCTCAGCGGCCGCGAGCTGAAGCCGCGCTACGCCCACTACGGAGCCTTCATGGCCGAGGACAGGCAAGTGCTCGACGAAGGCCTGGCGCTGTACTTCCCCGGTCCGCATTCGTTTACCGGTGAAGACGTGCTGGAACTGCAGGGCCATGGCGGCCCGGTGGTACTCGACCTGCTGTTGCGCCGCTGCCTGCAACTGGGTGCCCGCCTGGCGCGGCCGGGGGAGTTCAGCGAGCGCGCCTTTCTCAACGACAAGCTCGACCTGGCCCAGGCCGAGGCCATCGCCGACCTAATCGAAGCCAGTTCCGAACAAGCCGCGCGCAACGCCCTGCGTTCGCTGCAGGGCGAGTTCTCCCGTCGTGTGCATGGCCTCACCGAGCAGTTGATTGCCCTGCGCATCTACGTCGAAGCGGCGATCGACTTTCCCGAGGAGGAAATCGACTTCCTCGCCGATGGCCACGTGCTGCAGCAGCTCGACGGCGTGCGCGCCGAGCTGGCCAAGGTGCAGCGCGAAGCCGGGCAGGGCGCCCTGCTGCGTGACGGCATGACCGTGGTCATCGCCGGCCGGCCGAATGCCGGAAAATCCAGCCTGCTCAACGCTTTGGCCGGGCGCGAGGCGGCGATCGTCACCGCTATCGCCGGCACGACCCGCGACGTGTTGCGCGAGCATATCCACCTCGACGGCATGCCCCTGCACGTGGTGGATACCGCCGGCCTGCGCAGCACCGACGACCAGGTCGAAAAAATCGGCGTCGAGCGCGCGCTGCAAGCCATCCATGAGGCCGACCGGGTGCTGCTGGTAGTCGACGCCACGGCGGCGGAAGCGGCCGATCCGTTCGCCCTCTGGCCGGAATTCCTCGACCAGCGGCCCGACCCGGCCAAGGTCACCCTGATCCGCAACAAGGCCGATCTGTCCGGCGAGCCGATCGCCGTGCAGCTTTGCCCCGACGGCCACGCCACCCTCAACCTGTCGGCTAAATCCGGCCAGGGCCTGGACCTGCTGCGCGACCACCTGAAGGCCTGCATGGGCTACGAACAGACGGCAGAAAGCAGCTTCAGCGCCCGCCGTCGGCATCTCGAGGCCTTGCGTCAGGCCGGTGCCCACCTCGAGCATGGGCATGCCCAGCTGACCCTGGCCGGCGCCGGCGAACTGCTCGCCGAGGACCTGCGTCAGGCCCAGCAGGCGCTGGGCGAAATCACCGGCGCCTTCAGCTCCGACGACCTGCTCGGACGGATCTTTTCCAGCTTCTGCATCGGCAAATAG